TCATATCTTCGGCTTATACTTCCATAAAATGACCAAATGGTTTGTTATCTTTCAGGTTGGTTTAAAATAATCTTCTAAATATATACTTTTAAGCAGTTTTGATTTCTTAAATTTCCCAAAATTGATAATATTGTGTCAAATATTTAATAAACTGTGAATGTTAGATATAATGGAactgcaagacaaaaaaaaaaaaaaaacacatgaaACTCCTATCATAACCGCAAATTGCGCCATACACAAAaaatataacaaaattaataGAAACTGCACTGGACTCCGGAAATATATTCAAAAAAATAGTAGGAATTACAAAAACTGCACCTCTATATATAAGTTCccattaaatcttttttttttccacaacCCTTTTTCAATTTAACAACTAGAGTTTATTACATACAATATGTAATGGATACAAAAGATGCTCACTGTttacaaacttaaaggaccaaattGTTCATATATGTTGTAGGGACAATTTACCTCCAAGCCTAAGGAACAATTTTTGTCATTTTCCCTCATAATTTCGCCAATCAGTTAGAAGGAATATGGTAGTGAAAGTTTGACAGTAAAAGCGCGGCATTAACAAGCCTCGAGAGAGTGGATGTCAAGAAAATCACAACAATGAGAGCGAATAGGATCATTAAGGGGTTGTTTGTTTAGGAAACTACTATAACTAATATCATGTTCGGTAACTTTTTGGTTGCTTTGTATAAAATTCAGCACATCTAGTATAGTATCTGGTTATCATTTTACAGTTTCATATAAATAAAACGGTTATAAATTATGAATcaattatgtatttattttatgcAGGACAGAAAACAGAAAAACTGAGCCGTACATAAGTAATTCATGCATAACTAAACCTTGTATAACTATCTCTATATTTCTTATACTTGCATAACTCTATCGagaaaccaaacgacccctaaaagaAGCTGACGTTTGCATGGAACCAGAATGTTCTTTTTATTCTGATTTGAAAGTGGAAGAATTCAAATTCATTTGCGAAGTTTGTGGCgtggagaagcaagaataatTTTGTGAACATTGAATTTTGGAATTTCGAAGATGCACCAAATCGAAATGACGAAAAAAAATCTTAGACCATCACAACGGATCCCACAGGAATGATCACATGCCTAAAAGAATCGACCAATGATAGGGACTGGCCTCAGTGTTTGGGTCCACTGAGATTCACTTCTACACACATTCGACAAATAATGCATCTCATCAGCGCATGTAAGAAGTGCTTTTAATACTGCATTTAGACGTGTCTTTTTCAGTTACGCTTCAAAAATCAATTCTCCAGTCATTTtcaacttagagcccgtttggatgggcttaaaaaaataagttaggatagtctaacttatttttttcagcttataagctgctttagataagctaagttaaatgagcccaattattttttgagcttattttaagaacaaaatgactttaagctggccagtcaaacactcaaaaaagctgaaaatagcttataagcaacttataagccaatccaaacgggctcttagagccggattggataggcttaaaaaaaagcagcttataagctaaaaacagcttataaataaaattaaaaaaaattgaaatatcccaatttttttttgacttataagctgaaattataagctgttttaaataaattaaactaaacggacccaattattttttgggcttattttaagcacaaaatggcttataagctgaccAACcgaacactcaaaaaaactgaaaacggcttataagctattttttgcAACTTATAaatcaatccaaacgggctcttaaaaaTCTACCTTCTGGAATCATCCAAAGAAAACATCTTTAAACAGCACTCCCTCTGTTCCATTGTACGTGACACTTTTTCTTTTCCGAAATTCAAACCGCATAAAAtttaactaatattttaaaatgtatttttttactAAAATGAGATGAAAAAATTACAACTTATAATAtatttcatgtagttttcaattacataaattttaatgttaaaatattaagttaatctaattcaatttaacttCAAAATCTAGTCAAATTaactttagaaaaataaaaagtgtcacataaattgagacggagggagtaccagACAATTTCCTCAGGTCTGAATCACTGCATAAACAGagaccaaaagaagaagtgagcTGCTAATTGACTAAAGACTAGTTTACTCCACCTTGTCTTCTGGTAAAATTCTCACACATATGTATATTCTACCCTCTGGGGAAATTTGTATATATTTGAAGTAAAAATGACTGGCTAATTTTGTAACAGTTGCCCTCTGCATGTTAATCTCACAAGAACAGACAACAAATGCATAACTTATTTCCAACTTCTGGATAGCAAAATTGAGCACACCCCATAAACGCGCACGCATTTGAATGAAAACTGAATTTTTTAGTCTCCAGTTTCTGGCATCAATCTTGGCTTAAACCGAAGTAATCTATTCAGCCACTTCTGTAGATGAGAGAACCATTCGAAACCATTGACACGAATTCATctttctttttcccctttttttgaTAATCAAGGTCAACATATTTCAGTCAAAACTGCAGCATGAAGGCTTGAAGGTACAAACTATGTTAGCTAAAAAATTCATCCTCCTCTCTTTAAACTTATATGGAATCAGTAACAGAGTTTAcatcaataaaaaggaaaaattacaCCAGGATGTTAACAAGTGCAAACATCTACATTAAAACAAAAGATGGCTGTCCATTTGTCCTTAAAGCATCTCTCATTTCTTTCTTTCCACACAGCCCAAAAAATGCAGGCAGGCACAGTTCCCCATGCTTCTTTCACTCACTCTCAACATTTGTGCAAAATATACTGAAAGCATTACATGTTCCATGTAAACAACTACAGACAATGCTTTTACCATGCAGGGAGCTAATGCCAATGCCTTGAGGTAATAAGACTCGCAATGACTAAAGATATTCTCCGATAAATGCCATTCATTAGCTTTCAGCCTCTACCAGAAGCAGTCACCCGGTttggcataataataataatgaaaaaaaaaggtagtccggtgcactaagctcccgttatgcgcggggtccggagaAGGACCAGATCACAAGGGTCTATTAAATGCAGCTTTAACCTGCATTTCTGCAAAAGTTTGTTTCTACAACTCGAACCACATAATAATTTACGAAAATTTATAAGCAGCGAGGAATATACAAAATAGGCTTAACTTTTACAATAGAATAAACTTTGACAGCTAACATAAGAGGAAATTGGACAGACTTGCCTTACCAAGAAAAGCGTACAACATAAGAATAAAAAACTTAATACAAATCGGGTAACAATTCTGCTGGTACTAGGAATCAATCGTAAAAACAAAGCTTAAATGAACTATACTCCACAATGCCAAATCAAGTTTCTGAAGATGCTAAAAGCTGCAACAGAACTATGAACTCTAGATTAGGGGGTTCATAGGCAGGAGCGATTTTAGGTACTATTTTTGgagcacgtgaacacatggtctcaccgtaaaattaggtattttatgtatatattttctaaaattagtataatactaCCTACTGGAACATACTACAAAAGACTAAATGGTGCACTTAGTTGAAAGTTGAGTTATTTACTTAGGGGACTAGGGATCAATTCCCgcttaatacattttttttttaattggtgAACCCATGCTCCAGAAATTCTAGATTCGCCTCCGTTCATAGGGAGGTAACAATTTCAGCTGGATTAGTTAACTCAAATGTCACAACATGTATATGTTTACAACAGTAAACCCCACAAGTATGTACCTTGTAAATTCCCTGAAAGCTTTACCTTTGGTCTCGGTTGAGCATAACTCCCACTATAATATCAGCTTTTAACCTTTACAGTTTTCTTGAACAGTTCACCGTCAAAATAGACCTTACTAGTCCCCATCAAGGAAGATTCTCACATAAGAAGGGGGCTTATAAGTTTCAGTATATAGGCATTCATATCATGCATATATAACCAAAATTGAGCGAATTTAACACTGAGTGGGTGGACGAGCGAACACCATTCTTCATGGACTGGAATGACGGTGGCCCTACTTAATAATTACCCCCCACTACATTATTGAGCTAACATAATGAGAAGTTCACTTTGAATGAATGAAAACAATAACCAAATGTCAAATTTGAGCATTATCAAGTTCAAATGCCGCGTCATAGTCGCCAAACGAAAGCGTTTTATCATTCCAATCAAGCCATTATCTCGAACAGAAAAAGAAACAACTATATCTGGGACGCTTACTTAACCATAATGCATAATAATTACAAATAAATAACCATTATCCAAATGAGAATGTCAACAGGACCAAATTCAAACTCCTTTTATAATATGCAGAGCTTGAAATGAACATAGAGCAACTGAATGACTCCTTCGAAATTTATATATTATTCTTCAGAATCCAATCACTAAAAATAACAAATTAATTCCCCTGCTCTTCCTTTCTTTTTAAATTAGGGGGTAAAGGGTCAATCAATAAAACCTGTTTTCTGAAACACAGCATTACGAACACGCCGTAAATCCCTTCCTTTTAGCGTCCTTCCAACGCCTTCAAAAACCGAGAAGGTCACGTGACTCTGAGCCACCATCACGTGAGGCGGAACCATTTCCTCATCTTCCACGTcatcatccacctcatcaaaccGGTCTAACCCACCAACCGGTCCATCCTTCTTCTGCCAAACCGGGACATTAACCGGAGCCGATTGATGAAACTTAGGAAAAGAATTCGGGTTCGAATTCTCCGAACGGAAAACAGGCGGAATCATTTTCGCAGCTGACGTGGCAGAAACGGAGGGATTGAGAGTTGATTTGCGGCGGATGAGAGGGTGGTGGTCGTCGCTGAGGGCGGCGGAGAGGCCGGAATTGGAGGGTTTGTAGAGAGTGGCGCGTTGAGGGAGGTGGCGCGTGGGGGTAGGAGGAGAGAAGGAATTGGAGATAGTGGAGTCAGGGGAATCGGACCAGTAAACATCGTTTTCGTCGAATTCGAATTcgaggatgttgttgttgttagggTCGGAGTCGGGTTGTTTAAGGAGACCCATGAAGCGGATGGAggaagaagcagaagaagatgaAGTTTTGGTGGTGATAGGAGAAGGCATGATGGTTGAGTGTTGACTCAGGGTCTCGATCAATGGTTACACACAAAATGGGGGActagtttttctttttattttatagtaaattatgattatgattctTTTTACCACTCCATTAAGATTAAATTAAGATTTATATGAGAGCTAATAATAGGGATTAGGTAGGTGACGAAAAAAGAATTGAGGTTATTATGGAGAAAAGATTAAAGAAGATACAAAACGACACTGATTCGTCTTCAGGTAGCCACACGTTTGTGCCGACGAGGGAAATGATGGGCAACTGCAGCCCCCAACCAATTTTGATTCAACGAGTAATAGCTCATTTGGATGGACTTACAAGTTAAAAGCAAGTTACGAATTTTAGCTTCTCATTTCTGGTTTATTATTTTAGCTTAAAAATAAgtgtttaaaaatatttttttattttactcaaacattataaaaatacttaaaagctaatttttacttaaatccaaacaggctctaaatggCTCTTTTCAATTattaatacaattttttttatttatacaaGTAGAAAgttattataaatattatttattattgttgatgtttgtctttgggagaaatattagggttagtgactttgggatcaagtcactttttccctataaatatagaggttctccttcattgtaaatAAATCCCTAACAATAGAAATAAAGATATCTCCTCTATTCTCTCTTTCTCCACAAATATTGTTCTTctagttttattattttataacatgtTATCAGCACGGTCTCTAATAATTTACGAGCTGATTTTGATGATCTCCGACAGTAAGCAAAAGAATTTGCAATTCTGATTATTTCTGACAATCTGGTATGTTCTTATTTGAATTTAGAGTGGTGCTTAATGTGTGATTGCCTCGTAGACGTAGCAGCCCAAACATAAAAGTGCGGAAGTAATTTATTTTGCTCTGCTAGATAAGTTTCGCTATACTTCTTACTTCGCAGTGTATATTTTGTTGTGGCTCACGTCAATTTTCTTGATCAATGTTATGAGGGTCTCTTTCTATTGAGCTAAAAACTGAATGCATGGGTAATTACTCCTTACTTGATAATTGATTTGTCAAAAATTATTTGGAGAATTTAACGCACAGAATCCTTAGTAAACTAGAAGTGCATAGCATTAATTTTAAACTTGGTTGATATTTTCATGTGGTTATCAAGTAGTAATTTATGGTTGCTTTTAAGAGATGTAGTTAAATAGTACAGTGTTTGATGCAAAAATGTTAAACCACTAATATGCGATCTTGTATCCATtttgtttctatataaaatagtACTCGTATATGTTTGCTTACCGTGGATACATAATAGTTTTTATTTATCACAACTTTTTGTTTGGTGTAAATTCACCTAAATTTTGGTATGGATTTTACACTTGTTATATATGCAATTAATAAATGGGATAATCGGTTCTGAATCATTTATACTTCAAATTTGTTCCTGAAGAACAATAATGTTAAGCgggattatgatgttaatttcATATCTTTTAATGGCTAAATGAGAATTTGGAAGAAATAAATGGTCACCGGAAGTGATAATATTTCCTATGAATTGTTGTGGCTACAATTGAAGGTGTGTTAGAGGTAAATTCTCCACATcatatgtatgcctcgatttgctcctgaagtagcaatgtTTTAAAAGAGGTATTAAGCTATCATAATTTGATATGCTCAGAACACGTGGAGATGATTCTGTtccattcctgaagaatgagaactttgaTAAATCTTACAAATACAAattcattccctgaagtgaatgtaaGAGCATTAGTAAAGCTTATAACTACGGACGTGCGTTTGGTTGTGAATTTATAACGACTCATCTCTAGAAGagataaaataattgagaaaaaaaatcCAAATATTCTATGATTTACTTCCAAAGTAGTAAACTCCGTAAtatgctcctgaagtagcaaacTCAGAAATCTACTCCCGCAGTAGCACATTTTGAATTCTACAATTGTCTTTGTATGTCCATTTAGCTATTGTTTATTTCATGACACCGACAGTGTCTAAGTAAAATTTCTTTGATGATACCAGCAGTATCTaagagtccaaaaaaaaaaaaagtgattatgGAGAATAAATTAAAGTCTCCTGACGAGCTTATATACTATTATATCATTCGTTCTATATTGTAATATGCGAAGTTGTTATGATCGAAACACAAGTTATAGTAAATccgaagtttactaaagtaaatAGTTGTCATATCGATGCGAAAAAGaattcctctcttctctctttgtcTATAATATTGTTCttgcttgctttattattttataacacgttatcagcataTAATATTGCTTAAATACCGTTGGTATTATAAAAAGAATCTtagttaaaataaaaaatagaaaaaaaaatcatgtcataGTAAATCAAAAGTTTCCTAAAACAAATAACACATGGCATGGTAAACCTGAAGTTTGCTAGtatagataattttatcagttggcaTGAGAAATTTGGCCATCCCGCttcaaatatgatgtgcagaTTGAATATTCGACATATATTAAAGAACtaaaagattcttcaagaatttatttgtgttgcttgttcttaTGATAAGTTTATTATACTGGCTAATATTGGGATTGAATTCCCTAAATTCTGAAAAAGTAATATAAAAGGTGAATTTGGCCCGTTCACCtgttatgtgatgtcttaaatagatgcatcgataAGACGATCACAAGTGCGTTTATTGCCAACCCGcagtttgacatatgcaaagttacttgctcaaaataattgagttgagagCATAATTTTTAGATTATGTAATCAAGGTAATTCATTTTGATAATGCTGGTCTATATCCAAGCTGGTTTGGCATTAAATGCCTCCGCTAGATAACTAAACCATTGTTTATGAGAAAAAGCTTCATGTGTTGGTCTAAGATATGATATATAGTATACAACATCACatgtatgcttcagaccaataaattatgataaattctcccctcacaatTGATCCAGGGTTAGGAACAAGATATTTCCATCCAACATTTTCTTTTgtgtgtggtatatgattaattaatctaccatgatgcaTAAAGATGAATCCGCCCAAAGAAAATGGGATATATGTTAATTTTTCTAACATAaggttagtttttctaacataaggggggaGAATAAAATATCTAGgaaatatattgtgaattatcATTATTATGATTCTCATTCAAAAGGTAATTCAAGTTAAATGCTAGAAGCACTTGCTAACCTAAAACTAGTTTCAtatttcagctgcaaaatgctcctaatacTAAtgatgtccctgaaggacaaagaATACAATATGCATGAAGCATGGTAGATCAATCGGTTTCAAATGAAATAATCCTTGAAAAgggagaggagcaaatgatcaaagtggtcataataaggaggcaatgtgctcttgaagagcatacgacataacacttcatgaaacctcatgagaggtttCGGTACCTaaaataatgaaagtgatgagatctcaataagttatgtcacattgcgaaccgatacaaatgatatattGTCGATGATATCTTTGAgacaatatagcgcaatattgtaaaagattgtgaggatctaaattccATGTCTATAAGGCATGCCAACATAGATATTTACCAAAtgaaatgacgcatcttggtaaacgtaaagCTTATTAGACCTGCTGTCCAGACATCAGAAGATGTCGTTGTCAGagcctatatgaattacttgataaaattatatgaaaattcctgaagaattttaaatgcctgaagcatatacaagttgcAGAAATTTGTTCATAATTTTTATATGAATTAAGTTAAGTAGGGTGAACGCAATTgtatcaccttaatgaatatttactgactaaggcCACAAATGACTATTTATGCTTATGTCTTTGTGAAAATCAAAATCTGTAATATTGTTGGTAAAATCAATATATTATctgttgaaatgagaaacttgcaaaaaaaaaaaaaatatcctgaaatgccatatctttatgcaattgatgcatttatattcTTTGCTATGATTATGAGGGATTACAGTCATACGATGTAATTCTatatgacagtcaaatcatataaagataacatctgtttataaagcaagtcaggaatgcacttggagtgatttcaacaatattatatgTCGATGCAACTCTATCCGAAGACTGAATTATCCAAAGACTGAAGATGCAGCAACATACATAGCCCAACTAAAGAGAGTGATTCATAAAAGTAAAAGgcatatttcaccaaagttgttcttcacacacgattTCCAAGAGAATGGTGATATCAATGTGCAAGAGACTTACTCGAACGATAATATGACTAATTTATTCACCGAGACTCTACCAACTGCAACGTTCGAGAAGATGGCGCACGAGATTGAgatgtgaagattcaagtttttggattgaagttctcatcaagaagagttaatacgcgttgtactctttttccctttcaagGTTTTTGTTCCACTGGATTtttccttgtaaggtttttaatgaggcaaccaaatggCGTATTATCAGAAATGTGTACTCTCTTTTCTTCACTGGAATTTTTCCCATTGGGTTTTTTCTAgcaaggttttaacgaggcacattatctattAAATAGACATCcgagggggagtgttataaatattatttattattgtggatgtctatctgtaggagaaatattagggttagtgactttgagatcaagtcacttttcccctataaatatagaggttTTTCTTTATTGTAAATAAATCCCTAGCAAGAGAAATAAAGATATCTCCTCTATTCTTTCTTTCTGCACAAATATTGTTATTctagttttattattttataacaaaagTATATTTGTATATGATTTTCTTTTTGGAAATTTCGATTCATTGAAGAATCTTTTTGAATTAGATTGTGATTCATAAAGGATGAAAATTATTTTCACCCcccaattttattttaaaaatcaaactcctccCTCAATTATGAACAATGGACATTCTCCCCCTCTatcataattattttttttaattcctattttacccttacattatcaacttgtcttttttttcttttatttctttaaaatcatgatatatTTTATCTTCTgaatctatgtaacaaatttcttataagaaaataaatattattttctatacggaaaaagaaaagtaagaaattTTAATTGAGTATATAAATTAATATTGTTCTATAATGAataaatgagaagaataagattcttttttaattaataataatCAAAGCTCGAATATCTGTATTTATAcatgtaagaaaaaaaaaaggtaataataactttataaatatatttcaatgccGGTAATACAAgctaattaataaaaatagaggtatattctgtaacaaattcctaaaagattatctatttatattataaatgaattttaaattcTTATTTAAAAGATATTAATGACAACCAAATAGATACATAATATATACTTAATGCCGTAATattcaaatattaatcataaataGTAACATTAGATTTCGTGATAAATTCATAAaaggattattctacttataatttggatttaataaaatttataaatacctaggttaaaaaaaaattgtataataTAAAAAGTAATTACATAGATGGAGGATTGAAAATTTCAAGGGTAAAACAAGCATTGCATAGGATAAAGAGGTGGCGGGGGGAGGAGGTGGGGGTggaatgtctattgttcatagttgaggggggaagtttgatttttaatgtaaagttgggggatgaaaatgattttcacccgaTTCATAAATAATCTACCATATTAATTTATTGAATAAATTTCAGATTCATTGAACTTAATGATTTtcacataaat
The nucleotide sequence above comes from Lycium barbarum isolate Lr01 chromosome 3, ASM1917538v2, whole genome shotgun sequence. Encoded proteins:
- the LOC132631222 gene encoding protein S40-7-like, translating into MPSPITTKTSSSSASSSIRFMGLLKQPDSDPNNNNILEFEFDENDVYWSDSPDSTISNSFSPPTPTRHLPQRATLYKPSNSGLSAALSDDHHPLIRRKSTLNPSVSATSAAKMIPPVFRSENSNPNSFPKFHQSAPVNVPVWQKKDGPVGGLDRFDEVDDDVEDEEMVPPHVMVAQSHVTFSVFEGVGRTLKGRDLRRVRNAVFQKTGFID